Proteins co-encoded in one Pseudorhizobium banfieldiae genomic window:
- a CDS encoding nuclear transport factor 2 family protein has protein sequence MTDHLAIANAYLALWNEADDAARTAALTRDWAADARYADPLMQGEGPAGISAMIAAARSHFPGHRFELSGTPDGHGPFTRFSWTLVSPSGEAVARGMDVARLDAAGRVTQVVGFLEG, from the coding sequence ATGACCGATCATCTCGCCATCGCCAACGCCTATCTCGCCCTCTGGAACGAGGCGGACGACGCCGCCCGGACTGCCGCGCTCACCAGGGACTGGGCCGCTGACGCCCGCTACGCCGACCCGCTGATGCAGGGGGAAGGCCCCGCCGGCATCTCCGCCATGATCGCCGCCGCTCGCAGCCACTTCCCCGGCCACCGCTTCGAGCTTTCCGGCACCCCCGACGGCCACGGCCCCTTCACCCGCTTTTCCTGGACCCTCGTCTCGCCCAGCGGCGAGGCCGTCGCGCGCGGCATGGATGTGGCGCGGCTGGACGCGGCGGGAAGGGTGACGCAGGTGGTGGGG
- a CDS encoding helix-turn-helix domain-containing protein, translating to MTQADTLTQSPSPPTGVGTVLREWRSRRRMSQLDLALDAEISARHLSFVESGRSSPSRDLLLRLAERLSMPLRAQNRLLLSAGYAPVHPEAAFDAPELTEIRQTVETILTGHMPFPAIAVDGRWTLLQANAAATALFEGIDPIVLAPPLNVLRLSLHPQGLAPRIANLGEWRHHVLERSRVQMEGSGDPFLAELHTELSAYPAPPAPKENRTHPLLAVPLELRMPGNDRVLRFISTTTVFSTATSVTLSELALECFYPADAETRAGLMKSQERSVS from the coding sequence ATGACCCAGGCAGACACCCTCACCCAATCACCCTCGCCCCCGACCGGCGTCGGCACCGTGCTTCGCGAATGGCGCAGCCGCCGGCGCATGAGCCAGCTCGACCTTGCGCTCGACGCCGAAATATCAGCCCGGCACCTGAGCTTCGTCGAAAGCGGGCGATCCTCGCCAAGCCGTGACCTGCTGCTGAGGCTCGCCGAGCGGCTGTCGATGCCGCTGCGTGCTCAGAACCGCCTGCTGCTTTCGGCCGGCTATGCACCCGTTCATCCGGAAGCGGCCTTCGATGCGCCGGAGCTTACGGAGATACGGCAGACGGTGGAGACCATCCTGACGGGCCACATGCCCTTCCCCGCCATTGCCGTCGACGGGCGGTGGACCCTGCTGCAGGCGAACGCAGCCGCGACGGCACTGTTCGAAGGCATTGATCCCATAGTGCTGGCGCCGCCGCTCAACGTGCTGCGGCTCAGCCTCCATCCGCAGGGACTGGCGCCCCGGATCGCAAACCTCGGCGAATGGAGGCACCACGTGCTGGAGCGATCGCGGGTGCAGATGGAGGGCTCGGGCGATCCCTTCCTGGCAGAATTGCATACGGAGCTTTCCGCCTATCCGGCGCCGCCGGCACCGAAGGAGAATCGGACCCACCCGCTGCTTGCCGTGCCGCTCGAACTGCGCATGCCGGGAAACGACCGGGTGCTTCGCTTCATATCGACCACCACCGTCTTCAGCACCGCAACCAGTGTCACCCTCTCCGAACTGGCGCTGGAATGCTTTTACCCCGCAGACGCCGAGACCCGGGCAGGCCTGATGAAAAGCCAAGAAAGGAGCGTGTCATGA
- a CDS encoding putative quinol monooxygenase, protein MSVTYLIEFDVMPTERERFLRLLNGVLDAMRHEAMFVYAALHADPENDTRFLLHETWQSHEDVLTVQLARPYREEWHAALPDLLAAERKISIWQPLRSDLSV, encoded by the coding sequence ATGAGCGTCACCTACCTGATCGAGTTCGACGTCATGCCCACGGAGCGCGAGCGCTTCCTGAGGCTGCTGAACGGAGTGCTGGACGCCATGCGCCACGAGGCAATGTTCGTGTACGCGGCCCTGCATGCCGACCCGGAGAACGACACCCGTTTCCTGCTGCACGAGACATGGCAAAGCCATGAGGACGTGCTGACGGTGCAACTTGCCCGCCCCTATCGCGAGGAATGGCATGCAGCGCTGCCGGACCTCTTGGCAGCCGAGCGGAAGATCTCCATCTGGCAGCCGCTGCGCAGCGACCTGTCAGTGTGA